The Lysobacter enzymogenes DNA segment TTGCGACGCTAATCCGCGCCGGCATTGGCGCGCGGATTTACACGCCCGCGAGCGCATTGACGCTGCCGAGAAAGCGACGGATTAATCGCCGCCGCCGTCTTCGCCGCGCTCGCGCCGCCGATGCGGCGACAAGGTTCCAGGCGATCCGCGCAACGCCGCCCCGCGGCGATCACTCCCGCTCCCGGAGAACGACCATGCGACATCCCGCTTCATGGCTCCTGCTGTCCCTCGCGTTGCTGTCCGGCGCCGCGCTCGCGCAAACCAAGACGGTGGTGCCGTTGGGCGGCAACGCCTTCATCACCCGTCCCGCCCCGGCCCGGGAGGAACTGGTGGACGACACCGGCCTGCACAACTGGAGCTCGAACCGGGCCGTCGCCAGCGTGTACTTCTACGTCAAGCAGCCCGGCCAACTCGACCTGGGCCTGATCGGCGCCTTGAACGGCGCGACCCGCAGCACGGTCGAGGTCAGCGTCGAGGGCCAGCGCCGGTTCGCGCTGCTGTCCAGCGGCGCGAGCACGTTCCCGGTCGGCCGCTTCCGCGTGTCGCGCCCCGGCTACGTCAAGGTCGACCTGCGCGGCGTGCGCAGCGACGGCGATTACTACGGCGACATCAGCGGATTGGAAGTCGGCGGCAACGCCGCGTCCGCGGGCCTGGTGTTCGCCGACGATCCCGCCAATTTCTACTGGTCGCGACGTGGGCCGTCGGGTCACCTGGGCTTCTCGGTGCCGGCCGACACTGAGTATTTCTACAGCGAAGTCACCGTGCCCAAGGGCCACGACCACATCGGTTCGTACTTCATGGCCAACGGCTTCAACGGCGGCTATTCCGGTATCCAGGTCAATTCGGCCAGCGAACGGCGGGTGTTGTTCTCGGTGTGGGATTCGCCAACCGGCAAGACCACCTTGCTGAAGAAAGGCGCGGACGTGATCGCGCAGGACTTCGGCGGCGAAGGCACCGGCGGCCAGAGCTTCCTGCGCTACGACTGGAAGTCCGGCCAGACCTATCGCTTCATCACCCGCGCGCATCCGGACGAACACGGCAGCACCCTGTATTCGGCGTGGTTCGGCCTGCCCTGCGCGAACGGCCGCCGCGATTGTCCGTGGAAGTTCATCGCCACCTGGAAGTACGACGGCGCCTCGACTTATCAGAAGGGCGTGTATTCCTTCATCGAGTGCTTCAACCCCGACCTGGGCTATCTGGACCGCAGGGCGTGGTACGGCAACCAGTGGGCGGTCAGCAACACCGGCGCCTGGACCGAGATCACCTCCGCGCGCTTCACGGTCGATGCCACCGCCAGCAACCGCCAGCGCCTGGACATCACCGGCGGCGCGGTCGCGCCGGCGTTCTATCTGCGCAATACCGGCTTTTTCAGCCGCGCGGAAACGCCCGGGACGACCATCGTCCGCCAGCGTTCGCACCAGCGGCCGAACGTGAACCTGGCGGCGTTGCCCGAGCCTTCGCCGTAAGCGAAGCGGCATCGGCGAAACGCTTCGGCATCGGCGAAAAGCCCCGCATTCGCGGGGCTTTTTGTCGGTCGCGGGTTTATTCGCCGGTTTGTCGGCGCGGGCAGTTCAGAGGAACAAGTCCGGCAGCAGCGGCTTGCCGGGCTCGACCGCGTATTGCGCGAAGTCGCTGACGCCGGCTTCCTTCAATACGTCTTCGTCGATCAGGAAGCGGCCGTAGAAGTCCTGGGCCGGGCGCACCAGCACTTCGCGGACCGCGTCGGCGACGATTTGCGGTTTGCGGCAGCGGTCGAGGGGGACGCCGGGGATCATGTTCAGAGCGTCGGTGGCGATGATGGTCTTCGGCCAGAGGGCGTTGATCGCTACTCCGGTTGGACCGAACTCGCCGGCCAGGCCCAGGGTCACGAAGCTCATGCCCATCTTCGCCAGGGTGTAGCCGGTGTGCGGCGCCCACCACTTCGGGTCCAGGCTCGGCGGCGGCGCCAGGGTCAGGATGTGCGGGTTGGCGGCCTGGCGCAGGTACGGTAGGCAGGCCTGCGCGCACAGGAAGCTGCCGCGCGCGTTGACCTGCTGCATCAGGTCGAAGCGCTTCATCGGCGTGTCGAGCGCGCCGCGCAGCCAGATCGCGCTGGCGTTGTTGACCAGGATGTCGAGCCCGCCGAACGCGTCGACGGTGGCGGCCACCGCCGCGTTGACCTCGTCTTCCTCGCGGATGTCGCACTTCAGCGCGAGCGCGCGGCCGCCGGCGGCCTCGACCTCGGCGGCGACACTGTGGATGGTGCCCGGCAGCTTGGGATTGGCCACCGCCGACTTGG contains these protein-coding regions:
- a CDS encoding SDR family oxidoreductase; this encodes MSTLQGKTLFITGASRGIGREIALRAARDGANIAIAAKSAVANPKLPGTIHSVAAEVEAAGGRALALKCDIREEDEVNAAVAATVDAFGGLDILVNNASAIWLRGALDTPMKRFDLMQQVNARGSFLCAQACLPYLRQAANPHILTLAPPPSLDPKWWAPHTGYTLAKMGMSFVTLGLAGEFGPTGVAINALWPKTIIATDALNMIPGVPLDRCRKPQIVADAVREVLVRPAQDFYGRFLIDEDVLKEAGVSDFAQYAVEPGKPLLPDLFL
- a CDS encoding DUF3472 domain-containing protein, which encodes MRHPASWLLLSLALLSGAALAQTKTVVPLGGNAFITRPAPAREELVDDTGLHNWSSNRAVASVYFYVKQPGQLDLGLIGALNGATRSTVEVSVEGQRRFALLSSGASTFPVGRFRVSRPGYVKVDLRGVRSDGDYYGDISGLEVGGNAASAGLVFADDPANFYWSRRGPSGHLGFSVPADTEYFYSEVTVPKGHDHIGSYFMANGFNGGYSGIQVNSASERRVLFSVWDSPTGKTTLLKKGADVIAQDFGGEGTGGQSFLRYDWKSGQTYRFITRAHPDEHGSTLYSAWFGLPCANGRRDCPWKFIATWKYDGASTYQKGVYSFIECFNPDLGYLDRRAWYGNQWAVSNTGAWTEITSARFTVDATASNRQRLDITGGAVAPAFYLRNTGFFSRAETPGTTIVRQRSHQRPNVNLAALPEPSP